In Siniperca chuatsi isolate FFG_IHB_CAS linkage group LG20, ASM2008510v1, whole genome shotgun sequence, the following proteins share a genomic window:
- the mfsd13a gene encoding transmembrane protein 180 — protein MGRSAWGCWQGVVSTAVLYGSLALFTSILHNVFLLYYVETFVSIYKIDKISFWVGETVFLIWNSLNDPLFGWLSDRSFLSSPQSGSQITTPEVVLRRLKALSTSGPLFALSFLAFWVAWARPGLQFLLCLCLYDGFLTMVDLHHSALLADLAVSGTDRARLNFHCSVFSALGSFSVFLSYSFWDKEDFYSFRLFCVTLAAFSILGFFLVSRLLQHRFQKEVLLRQDEAQTLKELSVGHAPLTYPEKPVTIGHYLKQLSKHKNFMWFVSMNLVQVFHCHFNSNFFPLFLEHLLSDSISASTGSVLLGISYIAPHLNNLYFLTLCQRYGVYQVIRWLFMLKLGLSVAMLLAGADHIYLLCIFIASNRVFTEGTCKLLKLVVSDLVDEDFVVNRRQQAASALLFGMVALLTKPGQTFAPLIGTWLLCVYTGYDIFDREPVKDSVVSVPDVASGSGTPPLRLGCFYMLVFVPITCALLQLAAWSRFTLHGRKLQGIKTLRQGAQHGHLIDVKAI, from the exons ATGGGCAGAAGCGCCTGGGGCTGCTGGCAAGGCGTCGTCTCTACTGCAGTGCTCTACGGCTCCTTGGCCTTGTTTACGTCCATCCTTCACAATGTGTTCCTCCTCTACTATGTGGAGACATTTGTGTCCATCTACAAGATTGATAAAATCTCCTTCTGGGTGGGAGAG ACAGTGTTCCTCATATGGAACAGTCTGAATGACCCTCTCTTTGGCTGGCTGAGTGATCGCTCCTTCCTCAGCTCTCCTCA GTCAGGCTCTCAGATTACAACTCCAGAGGTGGTGCTGAGGCGCCTGAAGGCCCTCTCCACAAGCGGCCCCCTCTTTGCTCTGTCCTTCCTGGCCTTCTGGGTGGCATGGGCCAGACCAGGACTGCAGTTCTTGTTGTGCCTGTGTCTGTACGATGGTTTCCTCACTATGGTGGACCTCCACCACAGCGCCCTGCTGGCTGACCTCGCTGTGTCAGGCACCGATCGCGCACGCCTCAACTTCCACTGCTCTGTGTTCAGCGCTTTGGGCTCATTCTCCGTATTTCTGTCTTACTCCTTCTGGGACAAAGAGGATTTTTACTCCTTCCGTCTCTTCTGTGTGACTCTGGCAGCTTTTTCCATCTTGGGCTTTTTCTTAGTGTCTCGGTTGCTACAACATCGTTTCCAAAAGGAAGTCCTCCTAAGACAGGATGAAGCACAGACACTCAAAGA GCTGAGTGTTGGCCATGCTCCACTTACCTACCCAGAAAAACCTGTCACCATTGGACATTACCTCAAGCAGCTCTCCAAACATAAGAACTTCATGTGGTTTGTGTCAATGAACCTTGTTCAG GTGTTTCACTGCCATTTCAACAGCAACTTCTTCCCTCTTTTCCTGGAACATCTCCTGTCTGACAGTATTTCTGCCTCTACAGGTTCGGTCTTACTTG GCATCTCTTACATTGCCCCCCACCTGAACAACTTGTATTTCCTGACACTGTGCCAGCGTTACGGGGTTTACCAGGTTATCCGCTGGCTATTTATGCTAAAACTGGGACTTAGTGTGGCTATGCTGCTGGCAGGGGCTGACCACATTTATCTGCTGTGCATCTTCATTGCTAG TAACCGGGTGTTTACGGAGGGGACGTGCAAGCTGCTGAAACTGGTCGTTTCCGATCTGGTGGACGAGGACTTTGTGGTCAATCGACGTCAGCAGGCCGCCTCTGCACTCCTCTTTGGGATGGTTGCCTTGTTGACCAAACCTGGCCAGACATTCGCCCCTCTCATTGGCACCTGGCTGCTGTGTGTCTACACAG GTTATGATATTTTTGATAGGGAACCTGTGAAGGACTCTGTGGTTTCTGTGCCTGACGTTGCCTCTGGCTCAGGGACTCCGCCTCTGCGACTGGGCTGCTTCTACATGTTGGTTTTTGTGCCTATCACCTGTGCCCTGCTCCAGCTGGCCGCCTGGTCTCGCTTCACACTTCACGGCCGCAAGCTGCAAGGAATCAAGACCCTAAGGCAAGGGGCCCAGCATGGCCACCTTATCGATGTCAAGGCCATATGA